The Aedes aegypti strain LVP_AGWG chromosome 3, AaegL5.0 Primary Assembly, whole genome shotgun sequence genome contains a region encoding:
- the LOC5579840 gene encoding mediator of RNA polymerase II transcription subunit 12 isoform X1, with translation MNALGGTRGERNAKPKFAALDINKLYSTSRGESLEPSTQKSAAPRKHGMQSLGKVPSARRPPANLPSLKAEISIPSDQQGTWGSEAGDNQNNNSSITSTSAAPSAAAGSSTNNNATVGAGGVHSTSHASSSQIPHSGASSSSQWSSNEFPSLDGTGQYGPSGKQQHHHLHDGTDGRAMGQYMDGPQVSLRPQTDAASWMQQQQQSSGGGNNAGGMNGPNSNQQGQGPQQQPAAPLPPQFRALMPPFMYRGNGGGGGNSVTPPPSSNEDINRGNTGGGNGGSSGGGMRSNNSNMGYNSMLPSFVAPPTNHHQSHGSNYSPTQSGGRYRDSYSGGRRGQMQPPRLANRQQQHQNDDHRSQTAAPAYVEPDILVQRPIIRDEELQRIEAIAKDEGWAKDDEIDYNQKLQFSDDELEPSPPKEIPMSVVKQEKSPSQIQQQQQQMQQQQLQQQQSQQEDDKRMAWSREVEREQERLEQEQIERLDRERQEKEREQTNMRPVQQNGHIGGRGLDAEAKERLKQRREEDQKREMERKQAAARKLQELEQKLSQKKNEDNVVGSVTSPATTKDGEDRDLVVAGFNESGESKERSSSSVRGGDRERLDSKEYRDRDRDRFEYGRYDRDYRDRDRGERDRTERDRTERARGEQDRERDAWGEVPPYSKNFQSNLPPRFQKRKLERNPSGNSLQGSGSYITRDQNITRNSSTANQGSMMSQSQPQTENKSVPFAQQYDPRFIHSQQNFGKSQSSRRAAPGEDSSRGRDLRDRGDDRDSMTKDREQQRDREMIPREIMKRRIDSEEDDRFSSSGRESSSKLSGGRTTPQLVRSVSDTSQRKTSVSSDDNTRQLDHHHHHNSSREIIGSWESETEKEDRRQAEAAAALAKENQMQQLQLQQQQQPDSRRISESSEGEPKQILQRIKESSPALDEISKGRNDELKTNEPKLLSTAWEESVEAAEEEELKASEASLTSIDDKKDVSTLEVTKTDSGKVIDQENKMSVDTGREMDDSKYGSKKPMHSRGTGRHETRGGGHSRGGFAGGSGFHRGGSSSSWGRRGGPGGNRMNQGRNYNQDYWSESDYSDDGDEEYRKDGKYERKDGMGNQYRNSGSSVGQAQNMKEGFAPRGEPSRRGRGGMSSAMSGPGFRKTTVGKKMDGYGPPSSKSPFGSSEEKTESKNQSVPKDMKPADQTLNADDRTKQKQAALSAGLTNKPVGGPKPPTSGPLPQRSPSGNMKPPGKPAEETLSDQEKLKASLEKKTRNDSKTESHDEKSKEKPRTESESHDTDDASKESLKTGQPRPKQQQPPGIKSVQPSSTVPVGKPSTTIAKPNTVVPSGAPTTAGPKPTTPAAQPVMQQPKPNQDPRGQTNNRSMNITPRMVKPKERREGGFQDGQQSGGETNESEANVVASSQPQPVQEKVNTLNVNSSKTDNSKQHLDGATPPVNTIIFENTNYKSSTVVVSTVPQHMLQPQQIQQPLQIQVQQQQPQGHAPAQIKRQHSGGAAPGQLIALHQQQQQQQQQQQQQQQLQHQQQMVQLVKQEHTVRHPSQEEAFKVAAGVPQSGSMHDIMEQQQQQQQPPQRPQPTNGPQQPQQQQQLQQNQVPLQQQVPQQQQPSSQTDVITSALHNMSFPKPAEADYDKEMKPFTFDADLSQLIEAKNKAAGLCLPKAQNMISPSTAELNMKIASVKKVWEMPSVPEHVTEDPSSAANAAAAAVQLAANFAAVNSQHQQHLHQFQHSHSNLTHAHQAHTLAAAAAAGQSYAGGFGQEQQSLDQHYSKANNDSVVIGGTTGGNDGDNNYNNPQHAVVGQGNNVQHQSAANMNMKHDVLANNVNVCKVKPTQQNMHQSTGLGLSPPPMQQGTIPSAPQTYFQPSQYGMSAIPSPPAVIYNSSAMPSQGGLYNAFQIEAAGRSQFSQFPGHYGTTGTGPYNAYMTTPPNLQTAPTPDMYPSITSQFRMGGAVQSPYNPSPSQQMNNPSTMLISSSTNSLMSSSVKPSSQQIGAIGSKSGSVGQPYGQQYMGMFQPAPPLQNNSFYSNSAGGQSAFFSGAGATQNYGIPAAAAGMFGGHGGQTPSNAPPPQQQLPNYPNASQFLNSPLALAANAISQQFRGGPTTNPQSAAAAAAYMKGNQPQSHMQDPNGRQLKSPLNSDAMNNLKQIPPQASPPHHKGYATAWEIQNQLIQQQQQQQNQQSNQQQPPQQQNPQQHPQQQMSQPPQSQQPNPNRNMMPPNQQPPAGLGGAGGGRPPQGVQGGGMPQRYPAPIQRPTNYSQAPVPGMHQQRPIRQSGHNPGQQQQANMAQAMGNPNKHYYGGNRGGGHVNAMNEQSLGGKPGGGNEKPVLDGDVNKDDSKKK, from the exons ATGAATGCATTGGGGGGAACTAGGGGGGAGCGAAATGCAAAGCCCAAATTCGCAGCGTTAGATATCAACAAACTCTACAGCACAAGTCGG GGAGAATCTCTTGAACCATCAACTCAGAAAAGTGCAGCTCCTCGTAAACATGGAATGCAAAGTTTGGGAAAGGTTCCCTCGGCTCGTCGACCGCCAGCAAACCTTCCGTCTCTGAAAGCCGAAATCTCCATTCCATCGGATCAGCAAGGCACCTGGGGTAGCGAAGCAGGAGACAACCAAAACAACAACTCTAGTATTACTTCAACATCAGCAGCACCATCAGCAGCCGCCGGTAGCAGCACAAATAACAACGCCACGGTTGGTGCCGGAGGTGTGCACAGCACTTCACACGCCAGCAGTTCACAGATTCCCCACTCGGGCGCATCATCCTCTTCACAATGGAGTTCG AACGAGTTCCCCTCGCTGGATGGCACTGGTCAGTATGGTCCGAGCGGCAAACAGCAGCATCATCATCTCCACGATGGCACAGACGGCAGAGCGATGGGTCAGTACATGGATGGTCCACAAGTCAGTCTGCGGCCTCAAACGGATGCTGCGAGTTGGatgcagcaacaacagcagagCAGTGGGGGCGGAAACAACGCCGGAGGTATGAACGGGCCAAACAGCAACCAACAGGGCCAGGGCCCCCAACAGCAACCAGCTGCACCCCTACCGCCTCAGTTCCGGGCACTGATGCCACCGTTCATGTATCGTGGCAACGGAGGCGGAGGTGGAAATTCTGTAACGCCGCCACCTTCTTCGAACGAGGATATCAATCGTGGCAATACTGGAGGCGGCAATGGTGGAAGCAGTGGAGGTGGAATGCGAAGCAACAACAGCAACATGGGCTACAACAGCATGTTGCCAAGCTTTGTGGCTCCTCCAACGAATCATCATCAATCTCATGGATCAAATTATTCGCCAACACAGTCGGGTGGTAGATACCGAGACTCGTATTCAGGCGGACGCCGTGGACAGATGCAACCGCCTCGTCTTGCCAACAGGCAACAGCAGCATCAAAACGATGATCATCGCTCTCAAACGGCTGCTCCAGCTTATGTTGAACCGGACATACTTGTGCAGCGACCGATTATACGAGATGAAGAACTTCAACGCATTGAAGCGATTGCTAAAGACGAAGGATGGGCCAAGGATGATGAAATTGATTATAACCAGAAATTACAATTCTCGGATGACGAATTGGAACCAAGTCccccaaaagaaattccaatgtCCGTTGTTAAGCAAGAGAAATCCCCTTCACAGAtacaacagcaacaacagcaaaTGCAACAGCAACaattgcagcagcagcagtctcAACAGGAAGATGACAAACGAATGGCTTGGAGTCGAGAAGTGGAACGGGAACAAGAGAGGCTTGAACAGGAACAAATTGAACGTCTTGATCGTGAGCGCCAGGAAAAAGAAAGAGAGCAGACGAATATGCGTCCAGTGCAACAAAATGGGCATATAGGAGGACGAGGCTTAGATGCGGAAGCGAAGGAAAGATTGAAGCAACGTCGagaagaagatcagaaacgagAAATGGAACGGAAACAAGCGGCCGCAAGAAAGCTGCAAGAACTTGAACAAAAGTTAAGTCAGAAGAAGAACGAAGACAACGTTGTTGGTTCTGTTACTTCACCTGCAACTACGAAAGATGGCGAAGATCGTGATCTAGTAGTGGCAGGTTTTAACGAATCTGGTGAAAGTAAGGAACGCAGCAGTTCAAGTGTTCGTGGCGGAGACCGAGAAAGACTAGATTCGAAAGAATATAGAGACCGCGATCGAGATCGTTTTGAATATGGACGATATGATAGAGATTACCGCGATCGGGACAGAGGAGAGCGGGATAGGACAGAGCGAGATAGAACAGAAAGAGCTAGAGGCGAACAGGATCGTGAGCGTGATGCTTGGGGTGAAGTACCGCCCTACTCTAAAAATTTCCAGTCCAATTTACCGCCACGTTTTCAGAAACGTAAACTTGAACGAAATCCATCGGGAAATAGTTTACAGGGAAGTGGAAGCTACATTACTAGAGATCAGAACATCACTCGCAACAGTAGCACTGCCAATCAAGGATCGATGATGTCGCAGTCACAACCACAAACTGAGAACAAAAGTGTTCCGTTCGCTCAACAGTATGATCCACGATTCATCCATAGCCAACAAAATTTTGGCAAGAGTCAATCATCTAGAAGAGCTGCTCCTGGTGAAGATAGTTCTCGTGGTCGTGATCTTAGGGATCGCGGAGATGACCGTGACTCGATGACGAAAGACAGAGAGCAACAACGAGATCGTGAGATGATTCCCAGAGAGATTATGAAACGACGTATCGACTCAGAAGAAGATGACCGTTTCAGCAGCAGTGGAAGGGAATCATCAAGCAAACTCAGCGGTGGTAGAACTACGCCACAGCTGGTCAGAAGTGTATCTGATACATCTCAAAGGAAAACTAGTGTATCCAGCGATGATAACACTCGTCAACTGgaccatcaccatcatcataaCAGTTCGAGAGAAATCATTGGTTCGTGGGAAAGTGAAACGGAGAAAGAAGATAGACGACAGGCAGAAGCTGCAGCAGCATTGGCAAAGGAAAACCAAATGCAACAACTGCAGttacagcagcagcagcaaccggACAgtcgtagaatttctgaatcttctgaggGTGAGCcgaaacaaattcttcaaaggaTCAAAGAATCCTCACCAGCATTGgatgaaatttcaaaaggaagAAACGACGAATTAAAAACAAATGAGCCTAAACTGTTATCAACAGCTTGGGAAGAATCAGTAGAAGCCGctgaagaagaagaactgaaGGCATCTGAAGCGAGTTTGACTTCAATTGACGATAAAAAGGATGTGTCTACTTTGGAGGTAACTAAAACCGATAGTGGAAAAGTAATCGACCAGGAAAACAAGATGAGTGTTGATACTGGAAGGGAAATGGATGACAGCAAATATGGTTCAAAGAAACCAATGCACTCAAGAGGAACTGGCAGACATGAAACACGCGGAGGAGGACATTCTCGAGGAGGCTTTGCTGGTGGTAGTGGATTCCATCGTGGTGGAAGCAGTTCAAGTTGGGGTCGTAGGGGTGGTCCTGGCGGCAACAGGATGAACCAGGGTCGTAACTACAATCAAGATTACTGGAGTGAGTCAGACTATTCTGATGATGGCGACGAAGAATACAGAAAAGATGGCAAATACGAACGAAAGGATGGAATGGGTAATCAATATCGAAATAGCGGTTCATCAGTTGGGCAGGCTCAAAATATGAAAGAAGGGTTTGCTCCACGCGGAGAACCATCCCGGAGAGGGCGTGGTGGGATGAGTTCTGCTATGAGCGGCCCAGGTTTCCGCAAAACTACGGTTGGGAAGAAAATGGATGGATATGGTCCACCCAGTTCGAAGAGTCCTTTCGGAAGTAGTGAAGAAAAAAcagaatcaaaaaatcaatctGTGCCGAAAGATATGAAGCCAGCAGATCAAACATTGAACGCAGACGACCGAACAAAGCAGAAACAAGCTGCTTTGAGTGCTGGGCTTACAAACAAACCTGTCGGAGGTCCGAAGCCACCTACCAGTGGTCCACTGCCTCAAAGAAGCCCTTCTGGAAACATGAAGCCACCTGGCAAGCCAGCTGAAGAAACCCTTTCTGATCAAGAAAAATTAAAAGCTTCCTTGGAAAAGAAAACGCGCAATGACAGTAAAACAGAATCTCATGACGAGAAGTCGAAAGAGAAACCCAGAACTGAAAGTGAAAGTCATGATACGGATGATGCCAGCAAGGAGAGCTTGAAAACTGGCCAACCTCGACCCAAACAACAGCAACCTCCAGGCATTAAGTCAGTGCAACCGAGTTCGACGGTACCCGTGGGAAAACCTTCGACAACGATTGCAAAGCCAAATACCGTTGTTCCATCTGGAGCACCAACAACCGCCGGTCCAAAGCCAACAACACCTGCAGCTCAACCTGTCATGCAACAACCTAAGCCGAATCAAGATCCCAGAGGTCAAACAAACAATCGATCAATGAACATTACACCTCGTATGGTCAAACCAAAGGAAAGACGTGAGGGTGGCTTCCAGGATGGACAACAAAGCGGTGGCGAAACCAATGAGTCTGAAGCAAACGTTGTGGCTAGTTCCCAGCCACAGCCAGTGCAAGAGAAAGTAAACACGTTGAACGTCAACTCTTCCAAGACTGATAATAGTAAGCAACATTTAGATGGAGCCACGCCACCCGTAAATAcgatcatttttgaaaataccaACTACAAATCTTCGACAGTCGTTGTTTCCACAGTGCCACAGCACATGCTTCAGCCACAACAAATACAGCAACCACTGCAAATTCAAGTGCAACAGCAACAACCACAAGGTCACGCACCTGCCCAAATCAAACGGCAACACTCTGGTGGAGCTGCACCAGGTCAATTGATTGCACTCCatcaacaacagcaacagcagcagcagcaacaacaacagcaacagcagcttCAACATCAACAACAAATGGTGCAATTGGTCAAGCAAGAACATACTGTGCGACATCCATCACAGGAAGAAGCATTCAAGGTCGCAGCTGGTGTCCCACAATCTGGTTCAATGCATGACATTatggaacaacaacaacaacaacagcaacccCCACAGAGGCCACAGCCAACAAATGGTCCGCAACAAccacagcaacaacaacaattgCAGCAAAATCAAGTACCATTGCAGCAACAAGTTCCTCAACAGCAACAACCTAGTTCTCAAACCGATGTTATTACTAGTGCATTGCATAATATGTCCTTCCCTAAACCTGCGGAAGCCGACTATGATAAAGAAATGAAACCATTCACATTCGACGCTGATCTTTCCCAACTGATTGAGGCAAAAAATAAAGCAGCTGGGCTCTGTCTTCCTAAGGCACAAAATATGATTTCGCCATCTACGGCAGAGTTGAATATGAAGATTGCTAGTGTGAAAAAAGTATGGGAGATGCCTAGTGTCCCGGAACATGTAACAGAAGATCCGTCAAGTGCGGCAAATGCAGCTGCTGCAGCTGTGCAACTGGCAGCCAACTTCGCAGCTGTAAATTCTCAGCATCAACAGCATCTTCATCAGTTCCAACACTCACACAGCAACTTAACCCATGCTCACCAGGCCCACACTTTGGCCGCTGCGGCGGCTGCTGGTCAGTCGTACGCAGGAGGTTTCGGACAAGAGCAACAATCACTTGATCAACACTACAGCAAGGCCAATAACGATAGCGTAGTGATTGGTGGTACGACAGGAGGCAACGATGGTGATAATAATTATAACAACCCACAACACGCAGTTGTCGGTCAAGGAAACAATGTTCAGCATCAATCGGCTGCAAATATGAACATGAAACATGATGTTCTAGCCAACAATGTAAATGTATGCAAGGTGAAACCAACGCAACAGAACATGCATCAATCGACAGGCTTAGGACTATCGCCTCCACCAATGCAGCAAGGAACTATTCCATCCGCGCCCCAGACTTATTTCCAGCCATCCCAGTACGGAATGTCTGCGATTCCTTCGCCACCAGCGGTGATTTATAATTCGTCAGCAATGCCTTCTCAAGGTGGGCTCTACAATGCATTCCAAATAGAAGCAGCGGGTCGTTCGCAGTTTTCGCAATTCCCCGGTCATTACGGAACTACCGGAACTGGTCCATACAACGCGTATATGACTACGCCTCCAAATCTGCAAACTGCCCCAACGCCAGACATGTATCCGAGTATTACTTCACAGTTTCGAATGGGCGGTGCCGTCCAAAGTCCGTACAATCCTTCTCCGTCGCAACAGATGAACAATCCAAGTACAATGCTGATCTCTTCGAGCACAAACTCGCTCATGTCGTCGTCGGTAAAACCGTCATCCCAACAAATCGGTGCAATAGGTTCTAAGAGTGGATCAGTTGGACAACCTTATGGCCAACAATACATGGGGATGTTCCAACCCGCTCCACCACTGCAGAACAATAGCTTCTACTCAAATTCCGCTGGAGGCCAGAGTGCATTTTTCAGCGGTGCAGGAGCTACACAAAATTACGGAATACCGGCAGCTGCTGCTGGAATGTTCGGTGGACACGGTGGCCAAACCCCATCGAACGCTCCGCCTCCGCAACAGCAACTTCCGAACTATCCCAACGCATCGCAGTTCTTAAATTCACCGTTAGCGTTGGCGGCAAACGCTATTTCTCAGCAATTCCGCGGAGGGCCCACAACGAATCCGCAATCTGCCGCTGCAGCCGCAGCATACATGAAAGGAAACCAACCCCAATCGCATATGCAGGATCCC AATGGTCGGCAGCTGAAAAGCCCTTTGAATTCTGATgcaatgaataatttaaaacagaTTCCACCCCAAGCGAGTCCGCCACATCATAAGGGTTACGCAACAGCA TGGGAGATACAAAATCAACTGattcaacaacaacagcagcagcaaaacCAGCAGTCTAACCAACAGCAGCCACCACAACAGCAAAATCCACAACAACATCCCCAACAGCAAATGAGTCAACCACCGCAGTCTCAGCAGCCCAATCCAAATCGAAATATGATGCCCCCCAACCAGCAACCTCCAGCAGGACTGGGAGGTGCCGGTGGGGGTCGTCCTCCACAGGGTGTCCAGGGTGGGGGCATGCCTCAGCGATACCCAGCTCCCATCCAACGACCGACTAACTACTCCCAGGCGCCAGTACCGGGAATGCATCAGCAACGGCCCATTCGTCAGTCAGGCCATAACCCTGGTCAACAACAACAGGCAAACATGGCACAGGCAATGGGCAATCCCAACAAACATTACTACGGTGGGAATCGAG